From a single Silene latifolia isolate original U9 population chromosome 6, ASM4854445v1, whole genome shotgun sequence genomic region:
- the LOC141586113 gene encoding mitogen-activated protein kinase homolog MMK2-like, which translates to MSNREQSSNNFRGALTHGGRYIEYNLYGNLFQVSSKYVPPIRPVGRGAYGIVCAAVNSETREEVAIKKISNAFDNRVDAKRTLREIKLLCHMSHDNVIAIRDVIRPPQKENFSDVYIVYELMDTDLHQIIRSNQSLTDDHCRYFLYQLLRGLKYVHSANVLHRDLKPSNLLMNANCDLKIGDFGLARTTSETEFMTEYVVTRWYRAPELLLNCSEYTAAIDIWSVGCILGEIMTREPLFPGKDYVHQLKLITELIGAPDDSSLGFLRSDNARRYVRQLPQYPRQQFSMRFPNASPMAVDLLERMLIFDPSRRITVDEALCHPFLASLHDINEEPVSPQPFSFDFEQPSFTEENIKELIWLESVRFNPHPQDHNNDPNYHPILL; encoded by the exons ATGAGTAATAGAGAGCAAAGCAGCAACAACTTTAGAGGAGCACTTACACATGGAGGACGTTACATTGAGTACAACTTGTACGGCAATCTCTTTCAAGTTTCCAGTAAATACGTTCCTCCTATTCGTCCCGTCGGTCGCGGCGCTTACGGCATTGTTTG TGCTGCTGTTAATTCAGAGACAAGAGAAGAAGTTGCGATTAAGAAGATCAGCAATGCATTCGATAACAGAGTCGATGCCAAACGAACCCTTCGTGAGATCAAGCTTCTTTGCCACATGAGCCATGACAAT GTAATCGCCATCAGGGATGTAATACGGCCTCCTCAAAAAGAGAACTTCAGTGACGTATACATTGTTTATGAGCTGATGGATACTGATCTTCACCAAATAATACGATCGAACCAGTCACTTACAGATGATCATTGCCGG TATTTCCTTTATCAATTACTAAGAGGCTTGAAGTATGTTCACTCTGCCAATGTGCTGCACCGTGATCTGAAGCCGAGCAATTTACTCATGAATGCGAATTGTGACCTTAAGATTGGAGATTTCGGGCTCGCGAGAACAACTTCTGAAACTGAATTCATGACTGAGTACGTCGTCACTCGCTGGTACAGAGCACCAGAATTGCTTCTAAATTGTTCAGAGTACACAGCTGCTATTGATATTTGGTCTGTCGGATGCATTCTTGGAGAAATCATGACAAGAGAACCCCTTTTCCCCGGCAAAGATTATGTTCACCAGCTGAAACTAATTACTGAG cTTATTGGGGCTCCTGATGACTCCAGCTTAGGCTTCTTACGAAGTGACAATGCTCGTAGATATGTTAGGCAACTTCCACAGTATCCAAGACAACAGTTCTCCATGAGATTTCCTAACGCGTCTCCCATGGCAGTTGACTTACTGGAGAGAATGCTCATTTTTGATCCCAGCAGGCGTATAACAG TTGATGAGGCGCTTTGCCACCCTTTCTTGGCTTCCCTTCACGACATAAATGAAGAACCTGTTTCTCCCCAGCCATTCAGTTTCGATTTTGAGCAGCCTTCATTTACCGAAGAAAACATCAAGGAACTCATTTGGTTGGAGTCGGTGAGGTTCAACCCACATCCCCAAGATCACAACAATGACCCAAACTATCATCCAATATTGCTTTAA
- the LOC141586112 gene encoding putative receptor-like protein kinase At5g24010 yields the protein MAKLSNLLPFSLLIFTILHHVTSSFTPLDNYLINCGPPLFTILDSYNREFTSDESPLPDSVKLSSTRTIPLTELTTPSGRLYNSARIFVEPSGYSFKINQKGTHLIRLHFHRLNFEKFDGKIAKFHVLADGYLLLNEFSLLNLKNDVEIHEFVLLIDCDYLELLFVPVGKTSFGFVSAIEVVSAPKDLILDIAEGVNANGVSKINGMVKNGFETLFRVNVGGPKITPFNDTLWRTWVPDNEFLKSSVESKEVHFSGRIKYQVGGASREVAPDHVYGSARVMAGIDGLNASDSKDRLSWAFPVVGGYKYLVRVHFCDIVSRTLGSLYFNVYVNGILAYENLDLSALTNSLASPYYIDLVVDGGDSGVITVSVGSSALGVNAILNGVEVFKMSNAMKSFDGMVSAETVLRSCQGRTGFPLVFAIAIGVLLAVSLLLRKILVKVQDNVAWSRLPVDISEVALKSSYQ from the coding sequence ATGGCTAAACTCTCAAATCTCCTTCCATTCTCTCTCTTAATCTTCACCATTCTTCACCATGTTACCTCATCATTCACCCCTCTCGATAACTACCTCATCAACTGTGGGCCCCCCTTATTCACAATTCTAGACTCATACAACCGCGAGTTCACAAGCGACGAGTCACCTCTCCCTGACTCGGTCAAACTCTCTTCAACTCGGACGATCCCACTCACTGAGTTGACAACCCCATCTGGTCGCCTGTACAACTCGGCTAGAATCTTTGTCGAACCGTCTGGTTATTCGTTTAAAATCAATCAGAAAGGTACCCATTTGATTCGATTACATTTTCATAGATTAAATTTCGAGAAATTTGATGGTAAAATTGCTAAATTTCATGTTTTAGCTGATGGGTATTTGTTATTGAATGAATttagtttgttgaatttgaaaaACGATGTTGAAATTCATGAATTTGTGTTATTGATCGATTGTGATTATCTTGAATTGTTGTTTGTACCTGTTGGAAAGACGAGTTTCGGGTTTGTTAGTGCAATTGAAGTCGTTTCGGCTCCGAAAGATTTGATCTTGGATATTGCCGAGGGTGTGAATGCTAATGGAGTTAGTAAAATTAATGGGATGGTTAAAAATGGGTTTGAAACTTTGTTTAGGGTTAATGTTGGCGGGCCGAAGATTACCCCGTTTAATGATACTTTGTGGAGGACTTGGGTTCCTGATAATGAGTTTTTGAAGTCGAGTGTCGAATCCAAAGAGGTTCATTTTAGTGGGAGGATTAAGTATCAGGTCGGTGGGGCGAGCCGTGAGGTTGCCCCTGATCATGTTTATGGAAGTGCCAGGGTGATGGCTGGGATTGATGGGTTGAATGCTAGTGACTCGAAGGATAGGTTGAGTTGGGCTTTTCCGGTTGTTGGAGGGTATAAGTATCTTGTGAGGGTTCATTTCTGTGATATTGTTAGTCGTACGCTTGGATCTCTTTACTTTAATGTGTATGTCAATGGAATATTGGCTTACGAGAATTTGGATCTGTCAGCATtaacaaatagcttagcttccccATACTACATTGATCTCGTGGTTGATGGGGGTGATTCCGGTGTTATTACAGTCAGCGTGGGGAGTTCAGCTTTAGGGGTGAATGCTATCTTGAATGGTGTAGAAGTGTTTAAAATGAGCAACGCGATGAAAAGTTTTGACGGGATGGTCTCGGCTGAGACTGTTTTaagaagttgtcaagggagaACTGGTTTTCCGCTTGTTTTTGCTATTGCGATTGGTGTGTTACTTGCTGTTTCTTTGCTTTTGCGGAAAATTTTAGTTAAAGTTCAAGACAATGTGGCATGGTCACGGTTGCCAGTGGATATATCAGAAGTCGCTTTGAAGTCAAGCTATCAATAG